The Lytechinus pictus isolate F3 Inbred chromosome 17, Lp3.0, whole genome shotgun sequence genome contains a region encoding:
- the LOC129280342 gene encoding deleted in malignant brain tumors 1 protein-like — protein MARLKVMPFFLMMSGLRLYEVFVFAQETSTNILNPETIDSSKIRLIGGSDASKGRVEIFYEGVWGTVCDKTWDFQSAKAVCRLLGFEGALAAPGAAAYGQGSGRILGCDSTDDKLDCYHQGIGVLDCHHDDDAGVRCFMGSDPFEVRLMGGDGADGAPDGRQGRVEILYDGAWGTVCDSHWDVSDATVVCRMLDFDGALEATHSANFGKGLGDSVLDGVRCRGSEEHLADCMHGGFGTNVCSHEKDAGAICYSNVRLVGGSNAAEGRVEIQQGGRWGTVCHDQWDSFDATVVCRMLGFQGALEALGSAHFGKGSGEIFMDEVQCEGTELRLTDCKHNGIGEHNCAHNEDASVVCDTFQKGCSTNINVGVIVGTVLGTIILILMLFIGVAVLILRGFRRIGRNKKKYKENLSPSFPSEIMIGSLEPEGINIKPPKLPARALTFPIGFRKGEKSPPGGTVEICQSPKPEDADPVGLNTGHAGEDCVYMSMETEYMAPSASNDDQDTISTTLHRSVVSDEEGTVAVKDSVYMGDEQVEADNLSDIEEVVASKVEDDITSE, from the exons ACTCTTCCAAGATTCGTCTCATCGGAGGATCTGATGCTTCTAAAGGTAGGGTGGAGATCTTCTACGAAGGTGTTTGGGGAACAGTGTGTGACAAGACCTGGGACTTTCAGAGTGCCAAGGCTGTGTGCCGACTGCTCGGCTTTGAAGGGGCACTGGCGGCGCCTGGTGCTGCTGCGTATGGTCAAGGGTCTGGCAGGATTCTCGGTTGCGATTCCACAGATGACAAACTAGATTGCTACCATCAAGGGATTGGTGTCCTTGATTGCCATCATGACGACGACGCAGGAGTCAGATGCTTCATGGGGTCGG ATCCGTTCGAGGTTCGTCTTATGGGAGGCGACGGAGCAGATGGCGCTCCTGATGGAAGGCAGGGTAGGGTTGAAATTCTTTACGACGGAGCCTGGGGAACCGTCTGTGACAGCCACTGGGACGTCAGTGACGCAACGGTGGTATGTCGGATGCTAGACTTCGATGGCGCACTGGAAGCAACGCATTCTGCCAACTTCGGCAAGGGTTTGGGGGACAGTGTCTTGGATGGTGTCCGCTGCAGAGGATCAGAGGAGCACCTTGCAGACTGCATGCATGGTGGATTCGGGACAAATGTTTGCAGTCACGAAAAAGATGCGGGTGCCATCTGTTATTCCAATg TTCGTCTCGTAGGAGGATCGAACGCTGCCGAAGGCCGCGTTGAGATACAGCAAGGTGGTAGATGGGGAACTGTTTGCCACGACCAATGGGACAGCTTTGATGCTACCGTTGTATGTAGAATGCTCGGGTTTCAAGGAGCCTTGGAGGCCCTGGGATCTGCACACTTTGGCAAAGGATCGGGAGAAATCTTCATGGACGAAGTCCAGTGCGAAGGAACAGAGTTACGTCTAACAGATTGTAAGCACAACGGAATAGGTGAACACAACTGCGCACACAACGAGGACGCCAGCGTGGTGTGTGATACTTTCCAGAAAG GCTGTTCTACAAATATAAATGTTGGTGTGATCGTTGGTACTGTACTAGGAACTATCATCTTAATACTGATGCTCTTCATCGGTGTGGCAGTTTTGATATTAAGGGGCTTCCGTAGGATAGGGAGGAACAAGAAAAAGTACAAGGAGAATCTTTCACCGTCCTTCCCATCGGAGATCATGATCGGATCACTTGAACCTGAGGGTATCAATATCAAACCTCCAAAGCTGCCAGCTAGGGCATTAACATTTCCCATAGGCTTTCGAAAAGGTGAAAAGTCCCCTCCAGGTGGGACGGTGGAAATCTGTCAGAGTCCCAAACCTGAAGATGCAGACCCTGTAGGCCTTAACACTGGTCATGCTGGTGAAGATTGCGTCTACATGAGCATGGAAACAGAGTACATGGCGCCCTCTGCGTCCAACGATGATCAGGATACAATCTCGACCACATTGCACAGGTCAGTGGTCTCGGATGAAGAAGGAACAGTCGCAGTCAAGGACAGTGTTTATATGGGGGACGAGCAGGTCGAAGCCGACAATCTTTCGGATATCGAAGAAGTGGTCGCTTCTAAAGTGGAGGATGATATTACTTCAGAATGA